The Oscillospiraceae bacterium genome contains a region encoding:
- the lepB gene encoding signal peptidase I: MTEQDNQQVERPKAQPISMSDLRAPKETGRPAAAPRPSNSVWKELVMLGIKIAVILLVAVLALTLIYGFHRVNEPDMSPAIRDGDLVLFNRLDRTYDINDLVVLDFEGQRQIRRVVAQAGDVVDIIDGGLVVNGSSVQEWDIYYATHRFEEGVDFPLVVGEGQVFVLGDARENATDSRIYGPIYMRDTLGKVITVIRNRKF, translated from the coding sequence ATGACAGAGCAAGATAACCAACAAGTAGAGAGGCCAAAGGCACAGCCGATTTCGATGTCCGATTTGCGCGCGCCCAAGGAAACGGGAAGACCGGCCGCCGCGCCGCGCCCGTCGAATTCGGTGTGGAAAGAGTTGGTGATGCTGGGCATCAAAATCGCGGTAATTCTGCTGGTAGCGGTGCTGGCACTCACGCTCATCTACGGGTTCCACCGTGTAAACGAACCCGATATGAGCCCCGCAATACGGGACGGCGATCTGGTGCTGTTCAACCGCCTGGACCGGACGTATGACATCAACGACCTGGTGGTGCTGGACTTTGAGGGGCAACGCCAAATACGGCGTGTGGTCGCGCAAGCCGGCGATGTGGTAGACATTATTGACGGCGGGTTGGTGGTCAACGGCTCGAGTGTGCAGGAGTGGGATATTTATTACGCTACGCATCGTTTCGAGGAGGGCGTAGATTTCCCGCTGGTGGTCGGCGAAGGGCAAGTATTTGTCCTGGGCGACGCACGGGAAAACGCAACAGACAGCCGAATATACGGCCCGATTTATATGCGCGATACGCTGGGCAAGGTCATCACCGTCATTCGGAATCGAAAATTTTAG
- the srtB gene encoding class B sortase yields the protein MSRAEKAGRTAIKLTNGVVNIFVLVAILLLLAFSSYAIWDSNQVFNVADATNYAIFRPSEEDGGASFEELQAINPDVFAWLTVYGTGIDYPVVQGEDNMYYVSRDARGNHSMAGSIFLDNRSCRDFTDFSSIFYGHHMARGVMFGDIEHFADRRYFDGRQYGMLYFNGREHGLEFFAFVHTHASDGEVFRTNIMEREQQQAYLDMLIDMAINTRDVPVTIDDRIVLLSTCSNASTNGRDILIGRITDETFDDPFWTEDPDRTNTIPIIDRLPDLWAQAPLWGKIGIIALPCLSAVMLVVLIYTKRAKKKRNTHNKGE from the coding sequence ATGAGCAGAGCGGAAAAAGCAGGACGGACAGCAATTAAACTGACAAATGGTGTTGTTAACATTTTTGTGTTGGTTGCTATTCTGCTGCTGCTGGCGTTTAGCAGCTATGCGATATGGGACTCCAACCAAGTCTTCAACGTGGCAGATGCCACAAACTATGCAATATTTAGACCCAGCGAAGAAGATGGAGGGGCCTCATTTGAAGAGTTGCAGGCGATCAACCCCGATGTATTTGCTTGGTTGACGGTATACGGTACCGGCATTGATTACCCTGTGGTGCAGGGTGAAGACAATATGTATTACGTCTCGCGCGATGCGCGCGGCAACCACTCTATGGCCGGCAGCATATTTCTAGACAACCGAAGCTGTCGCGATTTTACGGATTTTTCCAGCATTTTCTACGGCCACCATATGGCGCGAGGCGTCATGTTCGGCGATATTGAACATTTTGCAGACAGACGTTACTTTGACGGCCGCCAGTATGGCATGCTGTACTTCAACGGGCGGGAACACGGCTTAGAATTCTTTGCCTTTGTGCATACACATGCGAGCGACGGCGAGGTATTCCGCACAAACATCATGGAGCGAGAGCAACAGCAAGCGTATTTAGACATGCTCATTGACATGGCGATAAACACACGCGATGTGCCGGTTACAATCGACGACCGTATTGTGTTGCTGTCAACTTGCTCAAACGCTTCCACCAATGGTCGCGACATCTTAATCGGCAGAATTACCGATGAAACTTTCGATGACCCATTTTGGACAGAAGATCCGGACAGAACCAACACCATACCGATCATAGATAGATTGCCCGACTTGTGGGCGCAAGCCCCGCTGTGGGGAAAAATCGGTATCATCGCATTGCCGTGCTTATCGGCGGTGATGTTGGTCGTCTTGATATATACAAAACGTGCTAAAAAGAAACGCAATACCCACAACAAGGGAGAATAG
- a CDS encoding Cna B-type domain-containing protein, which produces MNQILSKTPIRKQAGMFLAIGLALICLLGVLSMPAASAAGTEEVTLTVRQSLVANVGEVPNQTFTYRLVPLSASNPMPVGSGADGFIFTATGTGETQVGPIQFTSVGIFSYQLRVIQSSTPRYTYDTRIYYIDVYILNDTPDNLSISNLTSIVIVRNEDDDKVDEILFEHRYDAEMITIAGIKTWEHGNNPFSSRPESITVHVMDGERVVASAVITEADHWMWTFIVPRNRADGSEIVYTLREDPVYGYETIVTGFDITNRHESVSKHPGYILLEGQKTWEHGNNPVNSRPQSITVLIKNGSAVVERVTITADDGWRWVAFVPRYDVDGNPIHYTISEENVPRYTLTVNGLNLHNRFVSANFPGDNPHTGDDRNILFWSVLTAVSFIGLIVIVFRKKKTKATT; this is translated from the coding sequence ATGAATCAGATACTTTCAAAAACACCAATAAGGAAACAAGCCGGAATGTTCCTTGCAATCGGGTTGGCTTTGATTTGTCTGCTGGGCGTCTTGTCTATGCCGGCAGCGAGCGCTGCCGGAACAGAGGAAGTGACGCTGACAGTACGGCAGAGTCTTGTCGCCAATGTCGGAGAGGTACCGAACCAAACCTTTACGTATCGGCTCGTGCCGTTGTCTGCAAGCAACCCCATGCCGGTGGGGAGTGGTGCAGATGGGTTTATTTTTACCGCAACGGGAACAGGCGAAACGCAAGTCGGACCGATACAATTTACGTCAGTGGGCATATTCTCATATCAACTCAGGGTTATACAGAGTTCAACGCCTCGCTATACCTACGATACGCGCATTTACTACATTGACGTGTATATTTTGAACGATACGCCCGATAATCTATCGATCTCTAATTTGACATCCATTGTTATTGTCCGCAACGAAGATGACGATAAAGTAGATGAAATCCTGTTTGAGCACCGTTATGATGCCGAGATGATAACCATTGCAGGCATAAAAACTTGGGAACATGGCAATAATCCCTTCTCCAGCCGGCCGGAGTCTATTACCGTGCACGTCATGGATGGTGAAAGAGTGGTAGCCAGCGCAGTGATTACTGAGGCCGATCACTGGATGTGGACATTTATAGTCCCGAGAAACCGCGCCGATGGCAGTGAAATTGTCTATACCTTGCGAGAGGATCCGGTTTACGGCTATGAAACAATTGTGACGGGATTTGATATTACCAACAGACATGAGAGTGTTTCAAAGCACCCTGGCTATATTTTGCTTGAGGGGCAAAAAACATGGGAACATGGAAATAATCCTGTAAACAGCCGACCGCAAAGCATTACAGTGTTGATTAAAAATGGTAGTGCCGTCGTGGAACGGGTTACCATTACGGCAGATGATGGCTGGCGTTGGGTTGCCTTTGTACCGAGGTATGACGTCGACGGAAACCCTATCCACTACACAATAAGTGAGGAAAATGTGCCTCGATACACGCTTACAGTGAATGGACTTAATCTGCACAATAGATTTGTAAGTGCGAATTTCCCTGGTGACAACCCACACACCGGTGATGATAGAAATATATTGTTTTGGTCTGTGTTGACTGCGGTTAGCTTTATCGGTTTAATTGTCATTGTATTCCGAAAGAAAAAGACAAAAGCAACTACTTAA
- a CDS encoding Rrf2 family transcriptional regulator, translating into MRLQISTDYAVRILRHLHKNSDELHTAASIAESVGMTYHFFAQIANQLKKRGLLDSVQGRKGGYQLGRPAQDISLYDVFLCVEGELQISRCLGNGGLCDYGKMRKCKMHGGLRSLQDTVIEEMSKLSLIELAS; encoded by the coding sequence ATGAGGCTACAAATTTCTACAGACTATGCCGTCCGAATTTTGCGGCACTTGCATAAGAACAGCGACGAATTGCACACTGCAGCAAGTATTGCAGAATCGGTTGGGATGACGTATCATTTTTTTGCTCAGATTGCAAACCAGTTAAAGAAGAGAGGGCTGCTTGATTCTGTTCAGGGCAGAAAGGGTGGCTATCAACTGGGGCGACCGGCGCAGGACATCAGTTTATATGATGTGTTTTTGTGTGTTGAAGGGGAACTGCAAATCAGCCGTTGTTTAGGAAACGGTGGGCTTTGTGATTATGGTAAAATGAGAAAATGCAAAATGCATGGCGGGCTTCGTAGTTTGCAAGATACAGTGATTGAGGAAATGTCGAAGCTGTCTTTGATTGAGCTGGCTTCATAA
- a CDS encoding zinc-ribbon domain-containing protein, giving the protein MFCTKCGSSRDDSAPFCGNCGERLNPAPEVTPESPPAETSAQPAMPTFEASTQSEVPTGDTLAQAKNIAPNSQDPVIFDVSPTPKKKTALKVALASLGGLVAVAAIIATLFWPYILRTVSPTQYVGHAVRNTQRTMRNNMNAILNGFDFDDLSTIHMSLSDLQISPDDGDANALLSAFALELAMHFEDDSMLARFVAAMGGESFDLQMLFDSDAITLRTPGMDYAVRQTTPELDASDLEIIAWLENLADAGSLKDVLRFFGISDSTINRRFYNDGTTTLPLIDGRLTRMTTVFDGNELMSILRDVLNSPNLHELMELSGESFDELDEILMQFDAMTRFINLDALRIYYSVYINSSHQAQAISISIDADGLMDMISALMGGVMDVDIQPISIVAGFHDMSRRNTGMFLTVEAEGESVTLTLEETHHDNGDFDLAFNVADYGSFSIAGHIDASRTQLEVTIRQLNVNFGSETGIVSMNFVSKFETASTGDLRIDGEIVDVDDAFGYPGIGDAFEQWLEQIGLDSLFDFGWDDNWDWDDDWDWDDDFDWDDDFDWGDDWGWDLDGGLFDEIPADAEIDNALVGTWAWDTMDAYIYTFENNGSGTRGVPGLMEEFYWATLDGVLFLDADDSFVDVWDYVIEDGVFTVTSRLLPDMTFSYIKR; this is encoded by the coding sequence ATGTTTTGCACCAAATGCGGTTCATCACGCGATGATTCAGCACCTTTTTGCGGAAACTGTGGCGAAAGGCTGAATCCTGCGCCTGAAGTTACACCCGAAAGCCCACCTGCTGAGACATCGGCACAGCCGGCAATGCCAACCTTTGAGGCATCCACACAATCGGAAGTGCCGACTGGCGACACACTTGCACAAGCCAAAAATATCGCACCAAATTCACAAGATCCGGTTATTTTCGATGTGTCACCCACACCCAAGAAAAAAACAGCCTTAAAAGTCGCATTGGCGTCTCTCGGCGGACTAGTTGCCGTGGCAGCAATTATAGCAACATTATTCTGGCCGTATATACTGCGCACCGTCTCCCCCACGCAATATGTAGGCCATGCTGTCAGAAATACCCAACGAACCATGCGTAACAACATGAATGCCATACTCAACGGCTTTGACTTCGACGACCTCAGCACGATACACATGTCATTAAGTGATTTGCAAATCTCCCCCGATGACGGCGATGCCAATGCCCTGTTGTCCGCATTCGCCCTTGAACTGGCTATGCATTTTGAGGACGACAGCATGCTTGCCCGCTTTGTAGCAGCTATGGGTGGCGAATCGTTTGACCTCCAAATGCTGTTTGATTCCGATGCTATAACTCTCCGCACCCCCGGCATGGATTATGCCGTGCGCCAAACTACACCCGAACTTGACGCATCTGATCTTGAGATAATCGCGTGGTTGGAAAACTTGGCCGATGCTGGCAGCTTGAAAGATGTCTTGCGTTTCTTTGGCATCAGCGACAGCACTATCAACCGCCGCTTTTACAACGACGGCACGACTACATTGCCTCTCATCGACGGTCGTTTAACGCGTATGACTACCGTTTTTGACGGCAATGAACTAATGAGCATTCTGCGCGATGTATTAAACAGCCCAAATTTGCATGAACTTATGGAGTTGTCGGGAGAAAGTTTTGACGAATTGGACGAAATCCTGATGCAGTTCGACGCAATGACAAGGTTCATCAATCTCGATGCCCTGCGTATTTATTACTCAGTATACATTAATAGCAGCCATCAAGCCCAAGCCATTTCAATTTCGATTGACGCAGACGGCTTAATGGATATGATAAGCGCTTTAATGGGTGGTGTGATGGATGTAGATATCCAGCCCATCTCCATTGTTGCCGGTTTCCATGACATGAGCCGCCGCAACACTGGCATGTTCCTTACCGTTGAAGCCGAAGGTGAGTCAGTGACACTGACATTGGAGGAAACTCACCACGATAACGGCGATTTTGATTTAGCTTTCAATGTTGCTGACTATGGCTCGTTCTCCATTGCCGGTCATATTGATGCTTCACGCACACAGTTAGAAGTAACAATTCGGCAGCTCAATGTCAATTTCGGCAGCGAAACGGGAATCGTTTCCATGAACTTTGTATCAAAGTTTGAAACAGCTTCCACCGGCGATTTGCGCATAGACGGTGAGATTGTTGATGTTGATGACGCTTTTGGCTATCCGGGCATTGGTGACGCATTTGAACAATGGCTTGAACAGATTGGGTTAGACAGTTTATTCGATTTCGGCTGGGATGATAACTGGGACTGGGACGACGACTGGGATTGGGACGATGATTTTGATTGGGATGATGACTTCGACTGGGGTGACGATTGGGGCTGGGATTTAGATGGCGGACTGTTTGACGAGATCCCGGCTGACGCTGAAATTGATAATGCTTTAGTCGGCACATGGGCGTGGGACACAATGGATGCATATATCTACACTTTTGAGAACAACGGCAGTGGCACGCGAGGTGTTCCGGGGCTTATGGAAGAATTCTATTGGGCAACGTTAGATGGCGTACTTTTCCTTGATGCCGACGACAGCTTTGTGGATGTATGGGATTATGTGATTGAAGACGGCGTGTTCACCGTTACAAGCCGCCTGCTTCCCGATATGACATTTAGCTACATCAAACGCTAA
- a CDS encoding YibE/F family protein, producing the protein MKLLRNKNVIFYVLATLAMAGMVWFGVSTEIDFGRDAMPGVTWPRGRVVEVVSDDTAIDEYGRPSGRQDLLVEILTGEYRGRIVEVQNILFINAPVHAQAGQRIVLHFESFEDGGYFARVHTYERATGIYIIVLLFFGLLAAVGGKAGLRSAFGLVFTFVVLLFLLIPAIVRGAPPGLMTVGLSLVIVAVSLIAIMGFEKKTYVSIAGTTIGIVMYVLFYFMASAALRITGFNAADMSDVITFPFQSMAGISQLLFCGILIASLGAVMDITVSVSSATAELSAGSPDADFKTLFRSSMRMARDCIGSSANTLILAFTGTFFVTLILFRLNNFDYHMIINRTDIAIEVLRALTASAAMVLAAPVTVLIGAHVYCARRREKAK; encoded by the coding sequence ATGAAGCTCTTGCGGAACAAAAATGTCATTTTCTATGTGCTTGCCACCTTGGCGATGGCTGGCATGGTTTGGTTTGGTGTAAGCACCGAGATCGACTTCGGGCGCGATGCTATGCCGGGGGTCACGTGGCCGCGCGGCCGGGTAGTAGAAGTCGTTTCTGATGATACCGCGATAGACGAGTATGGTCGGCCCAGCGGGCGGCAGGACCTGTTGGTAGAAATCCTGACCGGCGAATATCGGGGCAGGATTGTTGAAGTGCAAAATATTTTATTTATTAACGCGCCTGTACATGCACAGGCAGGGCAGCGCATCGTACTTCATTTTGAGTCGTTTGAAGATGGCGGTTACTTTGCGCGAGTGCATACTTATGAACGCGCCACCGGTATCTATATCATTGTACTGCTGTTTTTCGGGCTGTTGGCAGCCGTTGGCGGTAAAGCCGGATTGCGTTCGGCGTTTGGGCTGGTGTTTACCTTTGTGGTGCTATTGTTCTTGCTTATCCCCGCCATTGTCCGCGGCGCGCCGCCGGGTCTTATGACGGTGGGATTGTCCTTAGTCATTGTTGCAGTTTCACTTATTGCGATTATGGGCTTTGAGAAAAAAACGTACGTTAGCATCGCGGGAACCACCATTGGCATCGTGATGTACGTTCTGTTTTATTTTATGGCCAGTGCGGCATTGCGCATCACCGGCTTTAACGCGGCCGATATGAGTGATGTGATAACCTTTCCCTTCCAGTCGATGGCGGGCATTTCTCAATTGTTATTTTGCGGCATTCTCATTGCGTCGCTGGGCGCAGTGATGGATATTACGGTGTCGGTGTCATCGGCAACGGCAGAGTTGAGTGCGGGCAGTCCTGATGCCGATTTTAAGACATTGTTTCGCTCCAGTATGCGCATGGCGCGTGACTGCATCGGCTCGTCGGCGAATACGCTCATCTTGGCCTTTACCGGTACATTCTTTGTCACATTGATTCTATTCCGCTTGAACAACTTTGATTATCACATGATTATTAACCGCACTGATATTGCTATAGAGGTGTTGCGCGCGCTTACGGCGTCGGCGGCCATGGTGTTGGCCGCACCTGTTACGGTACTTATCGGAGCACATGTCTATTGCGCTCGGCGCAGGGAAAAAGCGAAGTAA
- a CDS encoding metallophosphoesterase gives MNATRAMQQMRRVMARVLAVAMVFGLMATTATATTMQVAPSSSSAMAPLSVYVPTDYRNLNMTPGGDVTEMRFTWHSQSTTGSIRLYEAGGTTPLQTVNSRTRLLQSRSADTPWFPGVTQDYTVHQLTIEGLIADTDYEYVVVGATFESDRKTFTTGTDGEEFSFIVMGDPQIGVGLQSSHRDYEGWTNAMEIAAENTPDAEFVLSVGDQINSRPWVTTGSGDNELTARARSQHMHDILFAPPELHRLPLLPVIGNHESGAMNANNWLWHYHYNNDLSADNVRRLNNNVGTQFEIQFDYYVRWGNTLFLVLDSNVRTALAGARLTFIQNAIAENADATWIIAAFHIPPYSAFRATDNAEKAAIINNWLPTLEALGVDTVLSGHCHIYTRTHPLRASAPHTPVLQQNWLDADGNIVAGTTPTSAVLNPDGITYFAFNSASGSGYYNATAMANRHYIASYNQNFRRNYSVVNVTEHTIEVVTYQIEYDDASTRTLVDVFTIVRSDDGTVPADVDSLRQMEDEELVGMEAIAPEVHVYNHHAPATVEGLRLPAELQVETVIRNNQGGNTATIRNATGEYGRRVRPMFAEIIWDLDNIDYDPMLDEPQRFLVHGVIDLPGNVANSLGLPLTLTIEVTVGVIVQPSDGFFADFGDRWRFYGRTGAELFADAFNPVRFGNWIGGGEHPHGAPTPIGFGSPRADTGLVMASPIGIGTGAHQRGHASGAIAPVHTFTYFSRTFTLADDVCIASLGDVRGRHELDDSMILFLNGIEIYRANTGGNITVGESVDWSAFGGQQADAQVRSFTINADVSNRDTGFPLQNNGAIRMHDAASRTNLEEALRPSVNVLTAVVGNVASDSSDLWFNLELFAEFDDGCDCPPPALATVIVDGSNADDSGAGGYAAGSTITIRAGDAEEGYRFVGWTSAAGNIFEDAADATTRIFVTDDVAVTANFVPITLWDNDNNPNSWSRDYLVDAYHADLISTRVLASNIWQEGINRLYIADLGARFIEAQSGMSISDFVASRNSNTLVDFPDFVDIDADYDSDVYYLTRLNVIQGAESANWEGLKFLPYAPITRQEAAVLIGRMMTLFGGEVPANGVIAQADLPFQDTIPSWARGSVYFLYNQERSIMSNTTSQVHLIPDPDRPGYYLNYFFSPLMEFQSQMMVMAVIRTLREIEISGPQPREGSGLNFIDLPVLNQPVRTGNPGIGSYVSVTGDANGRVFMHANPYRNESSWPDADMMTTTPTRIPRAEWANYQFMWDYTISQVSAFAFRTTPSPGGSDINMGVWLTQTGRNNDVHFGAGGTDMPAGRYYGVVNLEEMLSAIPAMNVQPYFTVHGLRVFAVGTRGAYNRIDLLAIERIN, from the coding sequence ATGAACGCAACAAGAGCAATGCAACAAATGCGGCGCGTTATGGCGCGTGTGTTGGCAGTCGCCATGGTTTTCGGACTGATGGCTACAACAGCGACAGCCACGACGATGCAAGTCGCCCCGTCATCGTCCTCGGCGATGGCACCGTTGTCGGTATATGTGCCGACAGATTATCGAAACCTCAATATGACACCGGGCGGTGATGTAACCGAAATGCGGTTTACCTGGCACTCGCAATCGACGACAGGAAGCATTCGGCTCTACGAGGCCGGCGGAACAACGCCGCTGCAAACGGTAAATTCCAGAACCCGATTGTTGCAGTCGCGTTCGGCGGATACGCCGTGGTTTCCCGGCGTGACGCAGGACTACACCGTACATCAATTGACCATTGAAGGGCTTATCGCTGACACCGATTACGAATATGTCGTCGTGGGTGCTACGTTTGAGTCAGACCGCAAAACTTTTACCACCGGCACGGATGGTGAGGAATTCAGCTTTATCGTAATGGGCGACCCGCAAATCGGTGTGGGACTTCAATCCTCTCATCGGGATTATGAAGGCTGGACAAACGCAATGGAGATTGCCGCCGAGAACACACCCGATGCCGAGTTTGTTCTGTCCGTAGGCGACCAAATCAACAGCCGCCCGTGGGTTACAACCGGCTCGGGTGACAATGAGCTGACGGCTCGGGCACGGTCACAGCATATGCATGACATTTTGTTTGCTCCGCCGGAGTTGCATAGGCTGCCTTTGCTGCCTGTCATCGGCAACCATGAGTCGGGTGCCATGAATGCCAACAATTGGTTGTGGCACTATCATTACAACAATGATTTGAGCGCTGACAACGTGCGGCGTTTGAATAACAATGTCGGTACGCAGTTTGAAATTCAGTTTGACTATTATGTGCGTTGGGGCAATACGCTGTTCTTGGTGTTGGATTCTAATGTTCGTACGGCATTGGCAGGTGCGAGATTGACATTTATTCAGAATGCTATAGCGGAAAATGCCGATGCCACATGGATTATCGCTGCATTCCATATTCCGCCGTATTCGGCGTTCCGCGCGACCGATAATGCCGAAAAGGCGGCCATTATCAACAACTGGCTGCCTACGTTAGAAGCACTTGGTGTTGACACTGTGTTGTCAGGCCACTGCCATATTTACACCCGTACACATCCGTTGAGGGCCAGTGCGCCGCATACACCTGTGTTGCAGCAAAATTGGCTGGACGCGGACGGCAACATCGTGGCAGGCACGACGCCTACCAGCGCAGTACTTAACCCCGATGGCATCACCTACTTCGCCTTTAACTCGGCGAGTGGCAGCGGCTACTACAATGCGACGGCAATGGCAAACCGACATTATATTGCCAGCTACAACCAAAACTTCCGCCGCAACTACTCTGTCGTTAACGTGACGGAACACACCATTGAAGTCGTTACCTATCAGATTGAGTATGATGATGCTTCGACGAGAACATTGGTTGACGTCTTTACCATTGTGCGCTCAGATGATGGCACAGTGCCGGCTGATGTTGACAGTTTGCGTCAAATGGAAGATGAAGAATTGGTAGGCATGGAAGCCATTGCGCCGGAAGTTCACGTCTACAATCATCACGCACCGGCAACAGTCGAAGGGCTCAGACTGCCGGCAGAACTTCAAGTAGAAACGGTAATCCGCAACAATCAGGGTGGTAACACGGCCACTATCCGTAATGCCACCGGTGAATATGGTCGGCGTGTTCGTCCGATGTTTGCCGAGATTATTTGGGATTTGGATAATATCGACTATGACCCGATGCTTGATGAGCCACAGCGATTCTTGGTACACGGCGTGATCGATTTGCCCGGCAATGTAGCAAACAGCCTTGGCTTGCCTTTAACGCTTACCATTGAAGTGACTGTTGGCGTGATTGTGCAGCCGAGCGACGGCTTCTTTGCAGACTTTGGCGACCGTTGGCGCTTCTACGGAAGAACCGGCGCCGAACTCTTTGCGGACGCATTTAACCCTGTTCGTTTTGGAAACTGGATAGGCGGCGGAGAGCACCCACACGGTGCGCCGACACCCATCGGCTTTGGTTCGCCTCGTGCGGACACCGGGCTGGTCATGGCGTCGCCCATCGGGATTGGCACGGGTGCGCATCAGCGTGGCCATGCCTCTGGTGCGATTGCGCCTGTGCACACTTTTACCTATTTCAGCCGGACATTTACTTTGGCTGACGACGTCTGTATTGCCAGCTTGGGTGATGTGCGTGGGCGGCATGAGCTGGATGACAGTATGATCTTATTCCTCAACGGCATTGAAATTTATCGCGCAAATACCGGTGGGAATATAACTGTGGGTGAGTCTGTAGATTGGAGCGCCTTTGGTGGACAACAGGCGGATGCGCAGGTGCGCTCGTTCACCATCAATGCTGATGTCAGCAATCGCGACACCGGCTTCCCGTTGCAAAACAACGGTGCGATTAGAATGCATGATGCGGCAAGCCGTACTAACTTAGAAGAGGCATTGCGCCCCAGCGTTAACGTCTTGACAGCTGTAGTGGGCAATGTGGCGAGCGACAGCAGCGACTTGTGGTTCAATCTTGAGCTCTTTGCTGAGTTTGACGATGGATGTGACTGCCCGCCGCCTGCATTGGCGACCGTTATTGTTGACGGTAGCAATGCCGATGACTCGGGTGCAGGCGGCTATGCTGCAGGCTCGACTATTACGATTCGCGCAGGCGATGCTGAGGAAGGCTATCGCTTTGTCGGTTGGACAAGTGCCGCAGGCAACATCTTTGAAGATGCCGCTGACGCGACAACAAGGATTTTCGTGACAGATGATGTCGCGGTCACAGCAAACTTTGTACCGATTACGCTGTGGGACAATGACAACAACCCCAACAGTTGGTCACGTGACTACTTAGTTGATGCCTATCACGCAGACCTTATCTCAACACGCGTGTTGGCGAGCAACATATGGCAAGAGGGCATTAATCGCCTTTACATTGCCGATTTGGGCGCACGTTTTATTGAAGCGCAAAGTGGTATGAGTATCAGCGATTTTGTTGCATCGCGTAACTCAAACACCTTGGTAGACTTCCCGGATTTTGTTGATATTGATGCCGATTATGACAGCGATGTCTATTATCTGACACGACTGAATGTTATTCAAGGTGCTGAGTCGGCGAATTGGGAAGGGCTTAAATTCCTGCCATATGCCCCCATTACTCGTCAAGAAGCGGCGGTATTGATTGGTCGTATGATGACGTTGTTTGGTGGCGAAGTACCGGCCAATGGTGTTATCGCGCAAGCCGATTTGCCGTTCCAAGACACAATACCTAGTTGGGCGCGCGGATCTGTGTATTTTTTATACAACCAAGAGCGTTCGATCATGAGCAACACGACCAGCCAAGTCCATCTCATTCCTGACCCTGACAGGCCAGGGTATTATCTGAATTATTTCTTCTCGCCGCTGATGGAGTTCCAAAGCCAGATGATGGTGATGGCAGTCATTCGTACATTGAGAGAAATCGAAATTTCCGGGCCGCAACCTCGTGAAGGAAGTGGGTTGAACTTTATTGACTTGCCGGTTCTCAATCAGCCTGTACGTACGGGCAACCCCGGCATCGGAAGCTACGTTTCGGTAACCGGTGATGCGAATGGCAGAGTCTTTATGCATGCAAACCCATACCGCAACGAATCATCTTGGCCGGATGCCGACATGATGACAACAACGCCGACACGCATTCCGCGTGCGGAATGGGCAAACTATCAATTTATGTGGGATTATACCATCTCACA